The following proteins are co-located in the Myxococcus fulvus genome:
- the tnpB gene encoding IS66 family insertion sequence element accessory protein TnpB (TnpB, as the term is used for proteins encoded by IS66 family insertion elements, is considered an accessory protein, since TnpC, encoded by a neighboring gene, is a DDE family transposase.), producing the protein MFTLPASVRVVLATEAVDMRKSIDGLMALVKSAWGEDVYSGHLFAFVSRRGDRIKVLTWSRGGFVLLYKRLETGRFRLPKVDSDASAVHLDATQLAMLLDGMDVTEVKRSPAWTPPGRASS; encoded by the coding sequence GTGTTCACGCTTCCGGCGTCCGTGCGCGTGGTGCTGGCCACCGAGGCGGTGGACATGCGCAAGTCGATAGATGGCCTCATGGCGCTGGTGAAGTCCGCATGGGGCGAGGACGTCTACTCCGGCCACCTTTTCGCCTTCGTCTCGAGGCGAGGGGACCGCATCAAGGTGCTGACGTGGAGTCGGGGAGGCTTCGTGCTGCTGTACAAGCGGCTGGAGACGGGCCGCTTCCGGCTGCCCAAGGTGGACTCGGACGCAAGCGCGGTGCACCTGGACGCGACTCAGTTGGCCATGCTGCTGGACGGGATGGACGTCACCGAAGTCAAACGCTCGCCCGCCTGGACACCACCCGGGCGCGCGTCCTCGTAG
- a CDS encoding cytochrome C, whose protein sequence is MKDSGMGRWGAGWVALALMGGLWGGCGSSSDPQNQQNQTTVGLEDQERIEKGLVISPVALNLAGLDRNLVGLGSYIVNAQGGCNDCHTNPPFAAGGDPFQGQPEQVNTANFLAGGRAFGPTIVSRNITPDAQGLPAGLTYEAFLTVMRTGRTPDGALLQVMPWPIFAKMRDADLRAIYEYLRAIPAAQPGGMPAPSPYP, encoded by the coding sequence ATGAAGGATTCCGGGATGGGACGGTGGGGCGCAGGCTGGGTCGCCCTCGCGCTCATGGGAGGGTTGTGGGGGGGCTGCGGCTCCTCGTCGGACCCGCAGAACCAACAGAACCAGACAACGGTGGGGCTGGAGGACCAGGAGCGCATCGAGAAGGGCCTGGTCATCTCCCCGGTGGCCCTCAACCTCGCGGGCCTGGACCGCAACCTCGTGGGCCTGGGCAGCTACATCGTCAACGCCCAGGGGGGCTGCAATGACTGCCACACCAACCCACCCTTCGCGGCCGGGGGAGACCCGTTCCAGGGACAACCCGAGCAGGTCAACACAGCGAACTTCCTGGCGGGAGGGCGGGCGTTCGGCCCGACCATCGTCTCACGCAACATCACCCCGGATGCCCAGGGCCTGCCCGCGGGCCTCACCTACGAGGCCTTCTTGACGGTCATGCGCACGGGCCGGACGCCGGACGGCGCGCTGCTCCAGGTGATGCCCTGGCCCATCTTCGCGAAGATGCGGGACGCGGACCTGAGGGCCATCTACGAGTACCTCCGAGCCATCCCCGCCGCACAGCCCGGTGGCATGCCGGCGCCCTCTCCGTATCCCTGA
- a CDS encoding HNH endonuclease, with protein METLVLSQSFEPVARIPWQRAVMLIFQGKVEVVEEYEDRFVRSVTVEIRMPSVIRFFRGLRKGPKGVKFSRENVYVRDHCRCQYCGLKVSRAEATYDHVVPRAQGGRTTWDNVVIACVPCNQKKGNRTPEHAKMALRCAPVKPKKLPDTLHLSFVFDKGMPMSWAKFLRDVAYWHGELES; from the coding sequence ATGGAGACGCTGGTTCTCAGTCAGTCCTTCGAGCCCGTCGCGCGGATTCCCTGGCAGCGCGCCGTCATGCTCATCTTCCAGGGCAAGGTCGAGGTGGTCGAGGAGTACGAGGACCGCTTCGTGCGCTCGGTGACGGTGGAGATTCGCATGCCGTCCGTCATCCGGTTCTTCCGCGGCCTGCGCAAGGGCCCCAAGGGCGTGAAGTTCAGCCGGGAGAACGTCTACGTGCGAGACCACTGCCGCTGCCAGTACTGCGGCCTGAAGGTGTCTCGCGCGGAGGCCACGTATGACCACGTGGTGCCCCGGGCGCAGGGTGGCCGCACCACCTGGGACAACGTCGTCATCGCATGCGTGCCCTGCAACCAGAAGAAGGGCAACCGGACGCCGGAGCACGCGAAGATGGCGCTGCGCTGCGCCCCGGTGAAGCCCAAGAAGCTGCCGGACACCCTGCACCTGTCGTTCGTCTTCGACAAGGGCATGCCCATGTCGTGGGCCAAGTTCCTCAGGGACGTGGCGTACTGGCATGGCGAGCTGGAGTCCTGA
- the tnpA gene encoding IS66 family insertion sequence element accessory protein TnpA, with amino-acid sequence MSKPIEKQEWFQVAEAFEASGLTQKEFSAQRGLRLSMLQSWVYRRRRQRAGKTPAVRLLPVEVATVAQVSPMPLEVVLASGARLRFPAGADVDYVARLVTALGG; translated from the coding sequence ATGTCGAAGCCGATTGAGAAGCAGGAGTGGTTCCAGGTCGCCGAAGCCTTCGAGGCGAGCGGCCTGACGCAGAAGGAGTTCTCCGCGCAGCGAGGGCTGAGGCTGAGCATGCTGCAGTCGTGGGTGTACCGGCGCCGGCGTCAGCGCGCTGGGAAGACTCCGGCAGTTCGCCTGCTGCCGGTGGAGGTGGCTACCGTCGCGCAGGTGAGTCCTATGCCGCTCGAAGTGGTGCTGGCGAGCGGAGCACGGCTGCGATTCCCCGCGGGCGCCGACGTCGACTATGTCGCTCGGCTCGTCACCGCGCTGGGCGGGTGA
- a CDS encoding IS701 family transposase, producing the protein MLSLSPRCAENSFCVRPLASKASATWNHSCFSIGFDIPASVHHDCYPGNPSRHVARRTVTEYARRALGEGGILAVDETGFLKKGEKSVGVARQYTGTAGKVENAQAGVFLSYVTPLGHALVDRELYLPEPWTEDRARRKAGGIPDEVGFESKPALAQGMLQRALGAGLKPAWVVGDEVYGRDTTLRRFLEDLHQPYVLAVASNTHVWRGFYQVKPGIMVEQVPPEAWVRLSAGAGTKGPRLYDWARMRLNRHLGLSRWLLFRRSLADGKVAFYIAHARRNVSLATLVQAAGSRWAVEEDFESAKGEVGLADYEVRTWTAWHRHMTLCLVAHVFLAAAHAMANLQPQEGLPPKALGLPRRRNPMHAFLARRGLH; encoded by the coding sequence ATGCTCAGCCTCAGCCCTCGCTGCGCGGAGAACTCCTTCTGCGTCAGGCCGCTCGCCTCGAAGGCTTCGGCGACCTGGAACCACTCCTGCTTCTCAATCGGCTTCGACATTCCGGCCAGCGTCCACCACGACTGCTACCCCGGCAATCCCTCCCGCCACGTCGCTCGCCGGACGGTTACGGAGTACGCACGCAGGGCGCTGGGCGAAGGCGGCATCCTGGCGGTGGACGAGACGGGCTTCCTGAAGAAGGGAGAGAAGTCCGTGGGCGTGGCGCGCCAGTACACGGGCACAGCGGGCAAGGTGGAGAACGCGCAGGCGGGCGTCTTCCTCTCGTACGTGACACCTCTGGGGCACGCGCTGGTGGACCGGGAGCTGTACCTGCCGGAGCCATGGACGGAGGACCGTGCCCGTCGCAAGGCAGGAGGCATTCCGGACGAGGTGGGCTTCGAATCCAAACCGGCCCTCGCGCAAGGCATGCTGCAACGGGCCCTGGGCGCGGGACTGAAGCCCGCGTGGGTGGTGGGGGACGAAGTTTATGGACGCGACACCACGCTGCGCCGCTTCCTCGAAGACTTGCACCAGCCCTACGTGCTGGCGGTGGCCTCCAATACGCACGTCTGGCGAGGCTTCTACCAGGTGAAGCCGGGCATCATGGTGGAGCAAGTGCCTCCGGAGGCCTGGGTACGTCTCTCCGCGGGCGCGGGCACCAAGGGCCCCCGTCTCTACGACTGGGCGCGCATGCGGCTCAACCGGCACCTCGGCTTGTCACGCTGGCTGCTGTTTCGCCGCAGCCTCGCAGACGGGAAGGTGGCCTTCTACATCGCCCACGCCCGACGCAATGTCTCGCTGGCGACGTTGGTACAGGCGGCGGGCAGCCGTTGGGCAGTGGAGGAGGACTTCGAGTCCGCCAAGGGTGAAGTAGGCTTGGCCGACTATGAGGTGCGCACCTGGACGGCTTGGCACCGTCACATGACGCTCTGCCTGGTGGCCCACGTCTTCCTTGCCGCCGCGCATGCCATGGCCAATCTGCAACCCCAGGAGGGTCTGCCCCCAAAAGCCCTCGGCCTGCCGAGGCGAAGAAATCCCATGCACGCATTTCTCGCTCGGCGCGGCCTTCACTGA
- a CDS encoding transposase — protein sequence MPYTDAFKAQMVKRMVGPGAVSAAALARQVGVSQPTLSQWLREANRLAAMPPPPEEKKPALPSAPKKWTPQEKLRVLAATQDLADEELGALLRREGLHEARLKGWQQAAAGALSGAAAELLPAKERKRLATAEKRVKELERELHRKEKALAETAALLVLEKLQAMGVSVRSVTWCKPLKTDEVRAQRTPRPQEGSE from the coding sequence GTGCCGTACACGGATGCATTCAAGGCGCAGATGGTGAAGCGGATGGTGGGCCCGGGCGCGGTGAGCGCCGCGGCACTGGCCCGCCAGGTGGGCGTCTCGCAGCCGACGCTGTCGCAGTGGTTACGCGAGGCGAATAGGTTAGCGGCCATGCCGCCCCCGCCCGAGGAGAAGAAGCCCGCGCTACCCTCTGCACCGAAGAAATGGACGCCCCAGGAGAAGCTGCGCGTACTGGCTGCGACCCAGGACCTTGCCGACGAGGAGCTGGGGGCGCTACTGCGGCGCGAGGGGCTGCACGAGGCGCGGTTGAAGGGATGGCAGCAGGCGGCCGCCGGAGCTCTCTCGGGCGCCGCGGCGGAGCTGCTGCCTGCCAAGGAGCGCAAGCGGCTGGCCACCGCCGAGAAGCGGGTGAAGGAGCTCGAGCGCGAGCTGCACCGCAAGGAGAAGGCGCTGGCCGAGACGGCGGCGCTGCTGGTGCTCGAAAAACTTCAGGCGATGGGCGTATCCGTCCGGTCAGTGACGTGGTGTAAGCCGTTGAAGACGGACGAGGTCCGTGCGCAACGGACACCGCGACCGCAGGAGGGTTCAGAGTGA